A DNA window from Streptomyces bacillaris contains the following coding sequences:
- the eccE gene encoding type VII secretion protein EccE — MGAATRERTGRSGRRASGSSRRQRSNGGGGPAAAAPATTPDTASGTPAATTLRAIARTDRVRPLRRQLVIIEAALVVAVVGAVLGGAWLVPAGVLTVLLVLLAVVRRRGRALQDWLSGALTLKARRRAAAAAGPDAEPMLAPVAENVPGFAPYIYVDRDHRTVGMLGDGTFLTAAVRVEASGEALRPAFGARSLPLSLLGDALQVDDIVLESAQLVQQVRAAPAPHLPQQSVARLSYGPLQDRTGAPALRMTWVAVKLDPELCREAIEARGGGIEGAQRALVRAADHVASRITGAGFRAVVLDQDGLNSAVATSACANPLLSGRAGRPDAAPQRRTMETSRVWRCDDRWHTTYAVDRWPQLGRGATPLPQLVALLTSVPAYATTFSLTVRRGARQGETSVSGHVRVTGGSDTELVGVRRTLEQAARHAKVGLARLDREQLPGVLATLPLGGAR, encoded by the coding sequence ATGGGTGCAGCCACGCGCGAGCGTACTGGGCGGTCCGGTCGCCGGGCCTCCGGTTCTTCCCGGCGGCAACGCAGCAACGGTGGCGGCGGGCCTGCCGCCGCAGCCCCCGCCACCACGCCGGACACCGCGTCGGGCACCCCCGCGGCCACCACCCTGCGCGCCATCGCGCGCACCGACCGGGTGCGGCCCCTGCGGCGGCAGTTGGTGATCATCGAGGCGGCGCTCGTGGTGGCCGTGGTGGGTGCGGTGCTGGGCGGTGCGTGGCTGGTGCCCGCCGGGGTGCTGACCGTGCTGCTGGTGCTGCTCGCGGTGGTACGCCGCCGGGGCCGCGCGCTCCAGGACTGGCTGTCGGGCGCCCTCACGCTGAAGGCCCGGCGGCGGGCGGCCGCGGCGGCGGGCCCCGACGCGGAGCCCATGCTCGCCCCGGTCGCGGAGAACGTCCCCGGCTTCGCTCCTTATATCTATGTCGACCGGGACCACCGCACGGTGGGCATGCTCGGTGACGGCACCTTCCTGACCGCCGCGGTCCGGGTGGAGGCGAGCGGTGAGGCGCTGCGGCCCGCGTTCGGTGCCCGTTCGCTCCCGCTGTCGCTGCTCGGGGACGCCCTCCAGGTCGACGACATCGTGCTGGAGTCGGCGCAGTTGGTGCAGCAGGTACGGGCCGCTCCCGCGCCCCATCTGCCGCAGCAGTCGGTGGCCCGCCTCTCCTACGGGCCCCTTCAGGACAGGACCGGGGCGCCCGCGCTCCGGATGACCTGGGTGGCGGTGAAGCTGGATCCGGAGCTGTGCCGGGAGGCCATCGAGGCGCGCGGCGGCGGGATCGAGGGGGCCCAGCGTGCCCTGGTGCGGGCCGCGGACCATGTGGCGAGCCGGATCACGGGGGCCGGGTTCCGGGCGGTGGTTCTGGACCAGGACGGGCTGAACTCGGCCGTCGCCACGTCCGCCTGCGCCAACCCCCTGCTCTCGGGCCGCGCCGGACGTCCGGACGCCGCGCCGCAGCGGCGCACGATGGAGACCTCGCGGGTCTGGCGGTGCGACGACCGGTGGCACACCACGTACGCCGTGGACCGCTGGCCCCAGTTGGGCCGGGGCGCGACGCCGCTCCCGCAGCTGGTCGCGCTGCTGACGTCGGTCCCCGCGTACGCCACGACCTTCAGCCTGACCGTACGGCGCGGAGCGCGGCAGGGTGAGACGAGCGTCAGCGGCCATGTCCGGGTGACCGGCGGGTCGGACACCGAACTCGTCGGCGTACGCAGGACGTTGGAGCAGGCCGCCCGGCACGCCAAGGTCGGGCTGGCGCGGCTGGACCGCGAACAGCTGCCGGGTGTGCTGGCGACGCTCCCGCTGGGAGGGGCCCGGTGA